The Paenibacillus sp. G2S3 region AACAATATAGAATTATGGGTAATAGATCATATCATGTGCCAGGTCATAAAAATGGTGAGGCATATGATGGTGTTGAAGGCGCTGGCTTTTTAGATGAGGTAATGAAGTATGATGTTACGGAAATTACCGGAACGGATGATCTTCATCATCCTGAAGGAGTCATCAAGGAAGCGCAAGAGTTGGCCGCAGATTGCTTTGGAGCAGAGGAAAGCTTTTTTCTGGTTGGAGGGAGCACAGCCGGCAATCTGGCTCTGATTCTAACCGCTTGTTCCGAGCCTGGAATGATTATGATTGTTCAACGCAATGTGCATAAATCAGTCATTCATGGACTGATGTTGGCTGGAGTGCGTGCTGTTTTTCTGGAGCCGCTGATTGACCCTCTTAGCGGCTTAGCAGTGGCGCCGGCGGCAGAAGCTGTTGAGGCTGCTCTCGCAGCCTATCCTGAAGCTGCCGCTGTGTTTGTCACCATGCCGAATTATTATGGCATGGGCAGTGACCTTGCGCCACTCGCACGCATCTGTCACGACAGCGGTGTACCGCTGCTTGTGGATGAGGCGCATGGGGCGCATTACGGGCAGCACCCGGCGCTGCCAACGGGGGCGCTTGCTTGTGGCGCGGACGGCGTAGTGCAGTCCACGCACAAGATGCTCACGGCGATGACCATGGGCGCTATGCTGCACGTTCAAGGGCCGCGGCTTGACCGCGCCCTGCTTCGGCAGCGGCTCGCCATGGTGCAGAGCTCCAGCCCATCATATCCTATGATGGCTTCGCTGGATCTTGCCCGGCGGCTGTTGCACAGCCGGGGCAGCGATGCCTTCACGGCGGGGCTGGCCGCCGTGGACGTTCTGCGGCGCGAGCTCGCGGAGCTGCCGCGCTACGGGGTGGTGCAGCCGGCAGAGCCGCTGCGCCCGAATACGCCGCCTAATTCTATGGCGGCATACGTGACACAGGACCCCTTCAAAGTCGTCATTTATGACGCCACCGGGGTCCTGAGCGGCTTCGAGCTGCAGCGCAGGCTCGAGGCTAAGGGCTGCGTGCCGGAGATGAGCGATGACCGGCACGTAGTGCTGCTGTTCAGCCTCGGATCAAGGGCTGAAGATGCAGATCAACTGCTGCAGGCACTGCGGGAAATAGATTCGGAGGAGCCTTCCGAATCACCGCATACGCTTAGTAAACCAGACTCTCGCAATATTTCCACGTGGAACAATTTCCATTCTTTACAAATTTCAGATCCTATCCCCTTCTCATTGAAGCCGGTGTCAGCGAATGAGATTGAAAGCATTGATCTTGAACATAGCGTGGGTAGAGTAGCGGCGGAGATGGTTATTCCATATCCACCGGGCATCCCGGTATTATATCCGGGTGAAGTGATCACAGATCAGATCCAAAGAAGGCTGGGTGGTTTAGCCAAAGGAGGCGCCAAATTTCAGGCTTGTGCTGATCCGGTCTTACAGCGTATTAAGGTATACAACATTCAGAAGGGCGGAGAAGCATAGGTGGGAAAAGAAGTTTTCTTCATAACATTAGAAGGGGGCGAAGGCTCCGGAAAAACGACGGTATTAGGTAGAGTAGCAGCCTATTTACAGAACCGGTCCATGCCTTATCGAATTACACGTGAGCCGGGTGGCGTTGAAATTGCCGAGAAGATTCGCTCCATTATTCTAGATCCTGTCCATACAGCAATGGATGCGCGTACAGAGGCATTGCTATACGCTGCATCAAGAAGCCAACATCTCTCCGAAGTCGTTGAGCCGGCTCTTAGAGAAGGGCTTACAGTGCTCTGTGACCGCTTTGTAGACAGTAGTCTTGTTTATCAAGGACATGCGAGAGGACTCGGAATGGAAGAAGTATGGAGTATTAATCGTTTTGCGATCGGGGACCGTATGCCGGATCTAACCTTTTATCTGGATGTAGACCCAGAGATAGGGCTGTCACGGATTGCAGCGAACCAAGAACGGGAAGTCAATCGCCTGGATCTGGAGAGTCTTTCTTTTCATCAGAAGGTTCGCGAAGGCTATCAAATATTAGCCCAGGCCAATCCGGACAGAATAGTAGTTCTGGATGCTAATCGCCCCGTTCATATGGTAGAACAAGATATCATGAGAACTCTTGAAGAGAGAGTATTAAAGGGTTTTTAGGATGTTTTGTCTAATATACTAAGAGAAGTGACATATAACTAGGCGTGTGTTTATGAAGTAAGGGTTACTACTAGAAACCCTAAGTAGTAATACACCATAAAAGTATTGGGAGGGAATGCGAAGATGAAGTTGATCATTGCAATTATCCAGGATAAAGACAGTAACCGGTTGTCCAGTGAGCTAGTCAAAGCCAATTTCCGTGCAACTAAGCTTGCA contains the following coding sequences:
- a CDS encoding aminotransferase class I/II-fold pyridoxal phosphate-dependent enzyme, translated to MNKLQRCRAPIYEMLEQYRIMGNRSYHVPGHKNGEAYDGVEGAGFLDEVMKYDVTEITGTDDLHHPEGVIKEAQELAADCFGAEESFFLVGGSTAGNLALILTACSEPGMIMIVQRNVHKSVIHGLMLAGVRAVFLEPLIDPLSGLAVAPAAEAVEAALAAYPEAAAVFVTMPNYYGMGSDLAPLARICHDSGVPLLVDEAHGAHYGQHPALPTGALACGADGVVQSTHKMLTAMTMGAMLHVQGPRLDRALLRQRLAMVQSSSPSYPMMASLDLARRLLHSRGSDAFTAGLAAVDVLRRELAELPRYGVVQPAEPLRPNTPPNSMAAYVTQDPFKVVIYDATGVLSGFELQRRLEAKGCVPEMSDDRHVVLLFSLGSRAEDADQLLQALREIDSEEPSESPHTLSKPDSRNISTWNNFHSLQISDPIPFSLKPVSANEIESIDLEHSVGRVAAEMVIPYPPGIPVLYPGEVITDQIQRRLGGLAKGGAKFQACADPVLQRIKVYNIQKGGEA
- the tmk gene encoding dTMP kinase, which translates into the protein MGKEVFFITLEGGEGSGKTTVLGRVAAYLQNRSMPYRITREPGGVEIAEKIRSIILDPVHTAMDARTEALLYAASRSQHLSEVVEPALREGLTVLCDRFVDSSLVYQGHARGLGMEEVWSINRFAIGDRMPDLTFYLDVDPEIGLSRIAANQEREVNRLDLESLSFHQKVREGYQILAQANPDRIVVLDANRPVHMVEQDIMRTLEERVLKGF